The window TTTCGTTTCCATGGGTACGAGCCCCTTGCCGTGCTGGGTCTCGACTTTCATGCCCGCTTCAAGAGGCGTGACGCAGGTCCTTATGTTCGGAACTCCGTCAACCATCATGAAGCATGAGCTGCATTTGCCTATCGCACAGAAGAAGCCGCGCGGGCGTTTCATCTCAGGCGTTACCCTGTAGATGTGTACCCCGTTCGCGTGAAGTGCCATCGCTATCGGCTCCCCCTCAAATCCTTTGAGCTCGTTACCGTCAAAGCTGAATGTCACTTCTCTGCCATGTTTAAATTCCAGTATCGGGTGCTTCTGTATCAGTTCCATGTCCTCTCTCCCTCCCCGTTCTTTATCTCAGCAGCGTCTCTGCTTCGAAATAAATTTCTGTTAACTAAGTGCTTTGATAACTACGTACATCAAAAAATTAACGCCATGACAATTTTTTGATACTCACGGCGAATATTGTCATTCCATAATGAAGTTTTGTCAAGAGAAGAGATATATCCTGACATTAAAAATAATTTAAT of the Synergistaceae bacterium genome contains:
- a CDS encoding (2Fe-2S)-binding protein is translated as MELIQKHPILEFKHGREVTFSFDGNELKGFEGEPIAMALHANGVHIYRVTPEMKRPRGFFCAIGKCSSCFMMVDGVPNIRTCVTPLEAGMKVETQHGKGLVPMETK